In Nocardioides nitrophenolicus, the genomic window TGTCGCAGTACGTCGTGGCGTCGTACGCCGACGAGCTGCTCGCCACGGGGGAGGGCGGCGTCGGCTACCTGCTCAAGGACCGGGTGAGCGAGGTCGGCGAGTTCCTCGACGCCCTGGTGAGCGTGGCCGACGGCGGGACCGTGCTCGACCCGATGGTGGTCAAGCACCTGATGGGCCGCCGAAGCGATCCCCTCGGCGCGCTGACCCCGCGCGAGCGGGAGGTGCTGGCGCTGATGGCCGAGGGCCGGTCGAACGCCGCCGTCGCCGACGCGCTGGTCGTCTCGCTGGCCGCGGTCGAGAAGCACACCCAGCGGATCTTCGCGAAGCTCGGGCTCAGCCCCGACGACGACCAGTCGCACCGGCGGGTGCTGGCGGTGGTCCGCTTCCTGCGCGCCGACGCTCAGTCGTCCGGGTAGCGGATCCCCAGGTCGGCCCGCAGCGCGTCCAGCTGGCGCAGGACGGTGAGGGTCTGGGCGTGGGGGACGAGCGGGCTCTCGCGCAGTCCGGCGCGCACGCACCGCTCCACCTCCGCGATCTCGTTGCCGTACCCGCGCCCGACCACCGGCTCCTCCCCGGTCAGCACGACCCGCTGGTCGGGCCGCCCGACCGGCGTGAACACCGCCGCGGTGGGATGGTGGAAGTCGCCCTCGAGCTCGATCCGGCCGAGGTCCGTGGCGAGCGCCGCGGCCCGGGAGGACCACGAGGTCATCGAGGCGTGCAGGCTGGCGATCGCGCCACCCGGATAGCGCCCCGCGATCGCGAGGTCGAGGTCGACGCCGCCGTCGGTGACGACGCCGACCGCGCGCAGCTCCTCGGCCTCGCCGAGCAGCAGGTGGGCGAGGGTCAGTGGATAGACGCCCATGTCGAGCAGCGCCCCGCCGCCCAGCTCGGGGGCGAGCAGGCGGTCGGTCGGGGGAGCGTCGACCCGGAAGCCCAGCTCCGCGGCCAGGTGGCGCGGCGTACCGAACCGACCGCTGGCCAGCTCACGGCGCAGCTGCCGGATCACCGGGTGGCACGCCGTCCACATCGCCTCCATCAGGAAGCGGTCGTGCTCGCGCGCCAGCCGGACCAGCTCCTCGGCGTCGGAGGCGCGCAGGGTCAGCGGCTTCTCGCAGAGCACGTGCTTGCCGGCCCGGAAGGCGGCGCGGGAGCCGTCGAGATGGAGGGAGTGCGGGGTCGCGACGTAGACCACGTCGACCGCGGGGTCGGCCACGAGCGCCGCGTAGTCGCCGTGGGCGCGGGTGCGCCCGTCGCCGTACGCCTCGGCGAAGGCGCGGGCGGACGTCTCGCTCCGCGAGCCCACGGCGGCCAGCCGGGAGCCGGGGACCAGGGCGAGGTCGGTGGCGAAGGAGCGCGCGATCTTCCCGGTGGCGAGGATGCCCCAGCCGAGGGGATCCGGGGTGCCGGTCATGATCCGACCCTAGGGCGCGCAACGCCCGGCGCGGCCGAATGACATCGTTGTGATTCGCGGGTTACAGTACGAGTCAGCACATCTCTGACGCGTCGAGGAGACCTATGACCGCCGAGCGCAAGACCCAGGAGAACGCCGCCGGCGCGGCCGATCCGGGTGGCCTCAGCGACCGCGATCGCGCCATCCTCGAGTTCGAGCGGCACTGGTGGAAGTACGCCGGCGCCAAGGAGAGCGCGGTGCGCGAGCAGTTCGACATGAGCGCGACCCGCTACTACCAGGTGCTCAACGCCCTGATCGACCGCCCCGAGGCCCTCGAGGCCGACCCGCTGCTCGTGCGCCGCCTGCGGCGGCTGCGCTCGCAGCGTCAGCGTCAGCGGTCCGCCCGGCGCCTGGGCTTCGAGATCTGAACCCACCGAACCAGCTACCCGGAGAGGCGGCCATGACCTTCCCCACCTGGCCCACTCGCACCCGAGACGAACGCGGCGCCGTCCTGCCCTCGCCCGTGGTGCTGCTCACCATCGTCGCGGTGGCCCTCGCGGCCATCGCCTTCGTCGCCACCCGCGGTGACGGCCCCGCGGAGCGCGACATCTCCGCCACCAAGGCCGCCGCCACCCCCACCGCGACCGCCGACCAGCCCAGCGACGCCCCCACCGAGCCGACCGACGCCGCCACCGAGAAGCCGGCGCCCCCGCCCGTCGTCCGCGGTGACCACGCGGTCGTCGTCTTCAACAACACCCGCATCCGCGGCCTCGCCGGCCGGGTCTCGGAGAAGGTCAAGGCCGCCGGCTGGAAGGTCGCCGCCGCCGACAACTGGTACGGCACGGTTCCCGCGACCACCGTCTACTTCCCCAAGGGCAAGAAGGCCGTGGCCCAGCTCCTCGCGCTCGACCTCGGCATCGCCCGGGTGCTCCCGGCCGACACCGACAGCGACATGAGCGACACCAACATCACCGTCATCCTGACGGGCGAGCTCGATTGAGCCGATAAGGCGAGCGTTCACCCACCCGTCATCCGCCGTCGCGGGTGACGTGATGGGATGGGGTGCGTGAGGTTCACCTCGGACTCCGGTCAGCAGCGCTACGACGCCCTGGTGCGCGTCGCGTCCCGGACCGTCGTCGGGCTGGACTTCGACGGCACCCTGTCGCCGATCGTCGACGACCCGGGCCGGGCGCACATCCACCCCGACGCGCCCGAGGTGCTGATGGAGCTGGCCGAGGAGGTCGCAGCGATCGCGGTGATCACCGGCCGGCCGGCGCGTCAGGCGCTCGACCTCGGTGGCCTGGAGGAGGTCGGCGACGCCCTGGAGGCGGCCGGCAAGGAGCTGTTCGTGTTCGGGCAGTACGGCAACGAGCGCTGGAGCTCGGGCCAGCGCCGGATCCGGGGAGCCCGGCCGCCGCGGGGGCTGGCGACCTTCGAGCGGGACCTGCCGCGGGCGCTGCGGCGGGCCGACGCCAGCGATGCGTACGTCGAGGACAAGGGCCTCGCGGTCGCCGTCCACACCCGCCGGCTGCCCGACCCGGAGGGCGCCTTCGACCGGCTGCTGCCGCCGCTGCGCGAGCTCGCCGACCGGCACGGTCTGGTGCTGGAGCCGGGCAAGTCGGTGATCGAGGTGCGCTCGGCGGGCTCCCACAAGGGTCTGGTGGTGCACCGGCTGGCCGCGGTGCTCGATGCGGAGGGCTTCCTGTTCGCGGGCGACGACCTCGGCGACGTCGAGGCGTTCGAGGCGGTCGAGGAGCTCGCCGAGCGTGGGGTGGCCGCGCTGCGGGTCTGCTCGGCGTCCGACGAGCAGAGCGCGCTGGTGACGCTCTCGGACGTGGTCGTCCACGGTCCCGAAGGCGTGCTCGAGCTGCTCCGGCGGCTCGCCACGGACGCGCGGGCGGCCCGTCGCACCCCCTGAGTCTCACATTTCGGACGCCAGTCTCGACATCCGGGATCCCGATTGGGTGCCGGTGGTGGATCGCCCCTAGGCTGTGCGTGCTCATCCAGAGGGACTGAGGGAACGGCCCTGAGAAGTCCCGGCAACCGCCGCGAACTCCCGCCGACCACTGCTCGCAGAGGCCGACGTCGCGGAAACGGTGCCAAATCCGACCCGTGCGAGAGCCGCCGGGACAGATGAGAAGGAGGAACCCATGAGCGCCGTTGTGACCGAGGTCGAGACGACCGAGTCGAACCCGTCCGGGCTGCGCGAGGGCGCGTTCGGCAATGCCACCGCCCTGTCGTGTCGCGAGTGCGGCCACCAGGTCGCGCTGGGCCCGTTCTACGCCTGCCCGGAGTGCTTCGGGCCGCTGGAGATCTCCTACGACTTCCCGGCCGTCACCCGCGAGCAGATCGAGGCCGGCCCCCGCAACATCTGGCGCTACAAGGCGCTGCTGCCCGTCCCCGACGACATCGAGACCAGCCCCAACACCGAGCCCGGCTTCACCCGCCTGCTCGAGGCGAGGAACCTGGCCGCCGAGCTCGGCATCGCCAAGCTCTGGGTCAAGGACGACTCCACCAACCCGACCAACTCCTTCAAGGATCGCGTCGTCGCCTGCGCGCTGAGCGCCGCCCGCGAGCTGGGCGCGACGACGTTCGCGTGCCCCTCGACCGGCAACCTCGCCAACGCGGTCGCGGCCGCCGGAGCCCGGGCCGGGATCAAGACCGTCGTCTTCATCCCCAGCAACCTCGAGACGCCCAAGCAGGTCAACTCCGCGATCTTCACCGAGAACCTGGTCGCCGTCGACGGCAACTACGACGACGTCAACAAGCTCGCCTCCGAGATCGCCGGCGAGGAGGAGGGCTGGGCGTTCGTCAACGTCAACGTCCGTCCCTACTACGCCGAGGGCTCCAAGACCCTGGGCTACGAGATCGCCGAGCAGCTCGGCTGGCGGCTGCCCGACCAGGTCGTCATCCCGGTCGCGTCCGGCTCCCAGCTGACCAAGGTCGACAAGGCCTTCCAGGAGCTGATCAAGCTCGGCCTGGTCGAGGCCAAGGAGTACCGGATCTTCGGCGCCCAGGCCACCGGCTGCGGTCCGGTCGCGACGGCGTACAAGGCCGGCACCGACGCGATCCGCCCGGTCAAGCCCGACACCATCGCCAAGAGCCTGGCCATCGGCAACCCCGCCGACGGCATCTACGTCCTCGACATCGCCCGTCGCACGGGCGGTGCGGTCGAGGAGGTCACCGACGAGGAGATCCGCGAGGGCATCGTGCTGCTGGCCCGCACCGAGGGGATCTTCACCGAGACCGCCGGCGGTACGACGACCGCGGTCACCAAGAAGCTCGTCGAGACCGGCCAGCTCGACCCGACCCTCGAGACCGTCATCATCAACACCGGCCACGGCCTGAAGACCCTCGACGCGGTCTCCGGCCAGGTCGGCGCCGCGGCCACCATCGCCCCGAGCTACAGGGCCTTCAAGGAGACCGGTCTCTGATGAGCGCCGCCTGGCGGAGCGTCCGCGGCGTTGTCGCCGCTTGACGACCGCTTCGCTCCCAGGTCGCCTGCGCGGCTCCGCCTTGCGGCCGCACGCGCCAGGCGACGCTCATTCCCCAACCACTACAGCAAAGGAATTTCCATGGCAGTCAGCGTCCGGATCCCCACCATCCTCCGCACCTACACCGGCGGTGAGTCCGAGGTGAGCGCCACCGGCGCCACCCTGGCGGAGATCCTCGACGACCTCGACGCCAACTACGCCGGGATCAAGGGCCGGATCCTCGACGAGGACGGCAAGCTGCGCCGCTTCGTCAACGTCTACGTCAACAACGACGACGTGCGCTTCGAGCAGGACCTCGCCACCCCGACGCCCGACGGCGCCGAGGTCTCGGTGATCCCGGCGGTCGCGGGCGGCTGCTGAGCCCGGACGACCGATCGCGGCGACCGGACATCCGAGCTCAGGCGACGCCGCGCAGGACGCAGCGCAGCTCGCCGCGGACGTCCAGGTCCACGTCGACCTGCCAGCGCGCGCTCTGCCCGGCAGCGACTGACACCTGGGTACGTCCCCACTGCACGACCGTGGCGTGCTCGGTGGTGAAGAACACCGTGATCACGAACTCCTGGGCCTTGTCGCGAGCGGTCGCGGTCCCCGCGGCCTGCCATCCACCGGCGCTCGGGCCACACTCGGTCGTCTCGACCGCGCCACGCTTGCCTGGCCGGTTCGGCACCTTCGCCGGGATGGTCACATCGCCGGGCTTGACGCTCACGGCGTCCGGTTCCGTCGTGCCCTGACGGCTCGTCGCCTCCTGGTCCGGCCGCGGCTTGGTGGGCTCCTCGCCACCGGAGCCGCAGGCGGTGAGGGCCAGCGCCACCAGTGCGCCGAGGGCCGTCACCCTGGTCCGCGTCGAGATCGTCGTCATCCCCGGCGCCCCCGCACCCCGAGGAGGAGAACGCCGCCACCGAGCAGCAGCGCCAACCCACCGACCAGCAGCCACCCCGCCGGCCCGCCCGCATCGGGGAGCCCCGCCGTCTCGGGCACCTTCGGCTCCTTGGGCGACGTCGGATCCGGAGACTTCGGCGCGTCGGGACGGACGGTCGGCGTGGTGGTGGAGGACGGCGGTGAGGTCACGACCTGGTCGCCGCCGGCGGAGCCGCTCGCGGTGGCGACGTTGACCACCGAGCCCTTCTCGGCGTCGGCGGCGGTCACCACGTAGGGCTTCGCGGCGCGACAGGTGGTCTGCTCGCCCGGCGCCAGGCTGGTGCGGGCACAGGTCACGTCGCCGACCATCGGATCGGTCACCGTGACGCCGGTCAGCCGGACGTTGCCGGTGTTGGTGAGCGTGAAGGTGAAGATGATCGACTCACCGACGTCCGCCTTGCCGTTGCCGTTGGTGTCCTGGAGCGCAGCCTGCTTGACCAGGGACAGTCCCGGCTGGCGGTTGATCGGCGTCGTGGTCTCCGCGTCGGGCGACACGACCGGCTGGCCCGACGGCGGCAGGCCCTCGGCGTGCGCGACGTTGTGCACGGTCCCGGCGTCGATGTCGTCCTGGGTCAGGACATACGGCTCGACCGCGCGACACGGCGTCGAGGCACCCGGCGCCAGCGTGGTCTCGTCGCAGGCCACCTCGCCCACCAGCGGGTCGACGACCCGGATGCCGCTCACCGGCACATTGCCGGTGTTGGTCACGGTGAAGGTGAACGCGATGGTGTCGCCGGCGTCGATGCGCCCGGAGCCGTTGCGGTCCACCGGCGCCGCAGCCGACTTGAGCAGGTCGAGCTTCGGGTCCGGCGCGACGACCGGGGTCGACGTGGTCGCCTCCGGGGACTCCACGACTCCACCGTCCGGGTCGGTCCCGTTCGCGACGGCGACGTTGTCGACCCGGCCCGCTGACTGGTCGGCCTCGGTGATGACGTAGACCGCGTCCGCCGCACAGCGGGTCGACGCGCCGACCTCGAGCCGGGTCCGCTCACAGCTCACCGTGCCGACCTTGGGATCGGAGACGGCGAGGTCGTCGACAGGGACGTTGCCGTTGTTGGTGACGGTGAAGGTGTAGGCGATGGTGTCGCCCGCCGCGATGACGCCGTCGCCGTCGACATCGGTGGGGGTGCCGGCCTCCTTCACCAGGTGCAGGCTCGGGGCGGGCCGGGTGACCGGGGTCGAGGTGGAGTCCTCGTTCGACCTCACCTCCCCGTCAGTGGGGTCGACGCCGGTCGCCGTCGCGGTGTTGTCGACCGTGCCCGCCTCGACGTCGTCGGCGGTGATCACGTAGTCACCGTCGGTCGTGCAGGTCGCGGTCTCCTGCGGCGCCAGGGTGGTGGGATCGCAGGTGACGGTGAGCCCCGCCGCGGCCAACCTCGGGTCGTCGATCGCGATGTCGCGGACCGTCACATTGCCCTGGTTGGTCACGGTGAAGGTGTACCGGATCGTGTCGCCGGCGTCGGTGATCCCTGAGCCGTTGGCGTCGGTCGGGGCTCCGGCCAGCTTGTCCAGTCGCAGGTCGATGACCGGGGGCAGCGTGGTCGTCGCCTCGTCTTCGGGCGATGCGACGGCACCACCGTCGGGATCGGTGCCACGTGCGGTGGCGACGTTGACGACGTGACCGGCGTCGACGTCGTCCTGGGTGATCTCGTAGTCGTCGTCGGCCGCGCAGTTGGCGGCCGCGCCGGGGGCCAGGGTGGTGGGGTCGCAGGTGATGGTGATGCCGGCCGCGCTCAGCATCGGGTCGGACACGACCACGTCGCGGATCGGGACGTTGCCGGTGTTGGTGACGGTGAAGGTGTAGGCGATCGTGTCGCCGGCACTGACGGTTCCCGAGCCGTCGACGTCGCGGACCGCCCCGGCCGACTTCTCGAGCCGCAGCTTCGGGTCGGGTGTCTGGACGGGGGTGGAGGTGCTGTCCTCGTTGGAGGTCACCGTGCCGTCGTCGGGGTCGGTGCCGGTGGCGGTGGCGGTGTTGTCGACGGTGCCGGCGGTGACGTCGTCGGTGGTGATCACGTACGGCTGGTCCGTGGTGCAGGTCGTGGTCTCCTGCGGGGCCAGGGTGGTGGGGTCGCAGGTGATGGTGATGTCGGCCGCGTTCAGCATCGGGTCGGACACGGCCACGTCGCGGATCGGGACGTTGCCGGTGTTGGTGACGGTGAAGGTGTAGGTGATGGTGTCGCCGGCGTCGGTGATGCCGGAGTCGTTGGTGTCGACCGGTGTGCCGGCCTGCTTGACCAGTTCCAGCTTCGGGTCGGGTGTCTGGACTGGGGTGGAGGTGCTGTCCTCGTTGGAGGTCACCGTGCCGTCGTCGGGGTCGGTGCCGGTGGCGGTGGCGGTGTTGTCGACGGTGCCGGCGGTGACGTCGTCGGTGGTGATCACGTACGGCTGGTCCGTGGTGCAGGTCGTGGTCTCCTGCGGGGCCAGGGTGGTGGGGTCGCAGGTGATGGTGATGCCGGCCGCGTTCAGCATCGGGTCGGACACGGCCACGTCGCGGATCGGGACGTTGCCGGTGTTGGTGACGGTGAAGGTGTAGGTGATGGTGTCGCCGGCGTCGGTGATGCCGGAGTCGTTGGTGTCGACCGGTGTGCCGGCCTGCTTGACCAGTTCCAGCTTCGGGTCGGGTGTCTGGACGGGGGTGGAGGTGCTGTCCTCGTTGGACACCACCTGCTCGTCGTCCGGGTCCATGCCATGGGCGGTGGCCGTGTTGTCGACGACACCGGCGCGCTCGTCGGCCTCGGTGATGAAGTAGCGCCGGTTGGTGGTGCAGGTCGTGGTCTCGCCGGGCGCGAGCGTGGTCGGGCGGCAGGTGATCACGATGCCGACGCCGTCGAGCAGGTCGTCGACGATCCGTACGTCGGACACGGTCACGTTGCCCGTGTTGGTGACCACGAAGCGATAGCCGAGCGCGTCACCGGCGTCGGTGATGCCCGAGTCGTTGAGATCGTGCGGGGCACTGACCTCCTTCTCGAGGCTGAGCGTCGCCTGCTTGGAGAGCGGCGTGCGGGTGTCGGCCTCGTCGGACACCACCGGGTCGTCGTCCGGGTCGACGCCGCGCGCGGTGGCGACATTGGCGACGACCCCGCGGTCGACGTCGGCCTGGGTGACCTCGTAGTCGGCGTCCGTGGTGCAGGTCGCGACCTCGCCCGGCGCGAGCGCGGTCGGTGTGCAGGTGACCGTGATCCCGGCGTCGGTCAGCATCGGGTCCCGTACGACGACCTCGCGGACCGGCACGTTGCCGGTGTTGGTCACGGTGAACCTGAACCGGATCGTGTCGCCGGCGTCGGCGCGGCCGGAGCCGTTGGCGTCGACCAGGTCACCGGCCTCCTTGACCAGCTCGAGTCGCGGGGCCGGCGTCTGCACCGGGGTCGAGGTCGAGCTCTCGTCCGAGGTGACCGGGCCGGCGTCCGGGTCGGTGGCGCGGGCCACAGCGACGTTGTTGACCGAGCCGCGGGCCTCGTCGGTCTCGGTGACGACATAGGGCCGGTCCGCACGACAGGTGGTGCTCGCCCCGGGCGCCAGCGTCGTGATCTCGCAGGTGATCGGGATGCTCTGGCCGCCGAGCATGTCGTCCTCGATGTTCAGCAGCGAGAGCGGCACGTTGCCGGTGTTCGTCACGGTGAAGGTGAACTGGATGGTGTCGCCCGCGTCGGTGATGCCGGATCCGTTGACATCGGTCGGCGTGCCGGCCCGCTTGACCAGCTCGAGACGCGGGTCCGGGGTCTGCACCGGCGTCGTCGTGGAGCTCTCGTCGGACTCGACCGGGCCGGCGTCGGGGTCGGCCGGGTCGGTCGCCCGGGCGAGCGCGGTGTTGTGCACCTGACCGGCGCGCTCGTCGTCCTCGGTGATGACGTAGACCGCGTCCGCCACGCACGTGGTCGAGGCGGCCGGGGCCAGGGACGTCGCCTCACAGGTCGCGGAGCCCACCTTGGGGTCGACGATGCGCAGGTCGGTGAGGGGGACGTTGCCGGTGTTGGTCACCGCGAACCGGAACCGGATGTAGTCGCCCGCGTCGGTGATCCCGGAGCGGTTGACGTCACGCGGCTGGTCGGCCGTCTTGACCAGGCTGAGCGCGGGTGCGGGAGCCACGACGGGTGTGCGGGTGGTGTCGTCGGGCGAGCGGACCGGCTCGTCGTCCGGGTTCGTGGCCACGGCCGCAGCGGTGTTCTCGGCCAGGCCCGCGGCCTCGTCGTCCGCGGTGATCACGTAGGGCCGGTCGGTCGTGCACGTGGCGGTCTGGTCGACCGGCAGCGTGGTCGGGTCGCAGGTGATGGTGATGCCCGCCCCTTCGAGCTTGGGGTCGGAGATCGCGACGTCGAAGACGGTGACGTTGCCGGTGTTGGTGACGGTGAAGCGGTAGCGGATCGTGTCGCCGGCGTCGGTGATGCCGTTGCCGTTGACGTCGACCGGGGCCTCGGCGATCTTGTCCATCTCGAGCGCGGCGGCGCCCTCCTCGCTGGGCGTGGAGGTGGAGTCCGGCTCCGACGTGACGCGCTCGCCGCCGGGGCCGTCGCCCACGGCGGTGGCGGTGTTGTTGACCACGCCGGCCGCGGCGTCGTCGGCGGTGATGACATAGACGTCGTCGGCCGCGCAGGTCGCGACCTCGGAGGGTGCCAGCGTGGTCGGGGCGCAGGTGATCGTGATGCCGGCGTCGGTCAGCATCGGGTCCTCGATGACGAGGTCGTCGATGGTGACGTTGCCGGTGTTGGTCACCGTGAACGTGTACTGGATCGTGTCGCCGGCGTCGATGATGCCGGACCCGTTGGCGTCGACGGGGTCGCCGGCCTCCTTGACCACGCTGAGCCCCGGCGCGGCCGCCTCGAGGGGGATCGACACCTCCGACGGCTCCGACTCCGTACGACGCCCCGTTGCGGCGACGCCCCGCGCCGTCGCGACGTTGTCGGCGCTCGCGTCGGCCTCGTCCTCGTCGGTGATCGTGTACAAGCCGTCGGCGCGACAGGTCGTCGCTTCGTTCGGCGCGAGGGAGGTGACATCGCAGGTGATGCCGATGCCGGCTGCCGTGAGCTTCGGGTCGTCGACCAGGATCTGGTTGATCGGGATGTTGCCGGTGTTGGTCACCGTGAACGTGAACTGCACCGTGTCGCCGGCGTTGACCAGGCCGTCGCCGTTGACGTCGACCGGGGTCGCGGCGCGCTTGACCAGCGCGAGCCGGGGGGCGGGCGTGTCGACGGGAGTGCGGGTGGAGTCCTCGTTGGAGCGCACCGCGGCGTCGGTCGGGTCCTCGCCGAGCGCGACCGCGGTGTTGACCACCTCACCGGCGCTCTGGTCGGCCGAGGTGATCACATACGGATCGTTGGCCCGGCAGGTGGCGACCGCGCCCGGAGCGAGCGTGGTCGGGTCGCATGTCACCGCACCTGCCTTGGCGTCGTCGATCGCCAGGTCGTGCACCGTCACGTTTCCCGTGTTGGTGACGGTGAACGTGTACTGGATCGTGTCGCCGACGTCGACCAGCCCGGAGCCGTTGGCGTCGACGGGCGTGCCGGCGTGCTTCTCTAGCGCGAGCTGCGGCGTGCGGGTGATCGGCGTGGTGGTCGTGTCGTCGTCGGTGACCACCGGCAGGTCCGGATCGACCGGGCGCCCGGTCACGGTCGCGGTGTTGTGGACGACGCCCGCGTCGACGTCGGCCTGGGTCAGCACGTACGGCGGCGCCGTGCAGGTCACGCTCTGCCCCGGCGGCACCTGGCCGGCGGG contains:
- a CDS encoding response regulator — protein: MRIVVADDSVLLREGLQLLLAEAGHDVVAAVGDGPALVDAVLAHRPDLAIVDVRMPPSHTDEGLRAAVACRRSWPGARVLVLSQYVVASYADELLATGEGGVGYLLKDRVSEVGEFLDALVSVADGGTVLDPMVVKHLMGRRSDPLGALTPREREVLALMAEGRSNAAVADALVVSLAAVEKHTQRIFAKLGLSPDDDQSHRRVLAVVRFLRADAQSSG
- a CDS encoding Gfo/Idh/MocA family protein, which produces MTGTPDPLGWGILATGKIARSFATDLALVPGSRLAAVGSRSETSARAFAEAYGDGRTRAHGDYAALVADPAVDVVYVATPHSLHLDGSRAAFRAGKHVLCEKPLTLRASDAEELVRLAREHDRFLMEAMWTACHPVIRQLRRELASGRFGTPRHLAAELGFRVDAPPTDRLLAPELGGGALLDMGVYPLTLAHLLLGEAEELRAVGVVTDGGVDLDLAIAGRYPGGAIASLHASMTSWSSRAAALATDLGRIELEGDFHHPTAAVFTPVGRPDQRVVLTGEEPVVGRGYGNEIAEVERCVRAGLRESPLVPHAQTLTVLRQLDALRADLGIRYPDD
- a CDS encoding DUF7507 domain-containing protein, with product MSVGTQTQSRLFVIDDLLPTTPQSSPQFPTSTTLTTIGTSSAINGLAFGGDGYLYIAGPQLLFQVHPTTGAVIRELNMSAADSVDLASCARPSTVVVKKNFPEGRANPGEQVDLTVTGGGIARGNTGTTRGDDPGLQDAEPEEYAGPVLGLPGTTYTVTESGAGASSRYARSWRCVNETDGTVVATGQGTTGSFTMPNGGAAGADVVCTFSNVPLRPGIEVDKQAGAPSGNRVGDTITYTFVVTNTGNVPLQTPTIDDPKVGAVTCPAGQVPPGQSVTCTAPPYVLTQADVDAGVVHNTATVTGRPVDPDLPVVTDDDTTTTPITRTPQLALEKHAGTPVDANGSGLVDVGDTIQYTFTVTNTGNVTVHDLAIDDAKAGAVTCDPTTLAPGAVATCRANDPYVITSADQSAGEVVNTAVALGEDPTDAAVRSNEDSTRTPVDTPAPRLALVKRAATPVDVNGDGLVNAGDTVQFTFTVTNTGNIPINQILVDDPKLTAAGIGITCDVTSLAPNEATTCRADGLYTITDEDEADASADNVATARGVAATGRRTESEPSEVSIPLEAAAPGLSVVKEAGDPVDANGSGIIDAGDTIQYTFTVTNTGNVTIDDLVIEDPMLTDAGITITCAPTTLAPSEVATCAADDVYVITADDAAAGVVNNTATAVGDGPGGERVTSEPDSTSTPSEEGAAALEMDKIAEAPVDVNGNGITDAGDTIRYRFTVTNTGNVTVFDVAISDPKLEGAGITITCDPTTLPVDQTATCTTDRPYVITADDEAAGLAENTAAAVATNPDDEPVRSPDDTTRTPVVAPAPALSLVKTADQPRDVNRSGITDAGDYIRFRFAVTNTGNVPLTDLRIVDPKVGSATCEATSLAPAASTTCVADAVYVITEDDERAGQVHNTALARATDPADPDAGPVESDESSTTTPVQTPDPRLELVKRAGTPTDVNGSGITDAGDTIQFTFTVTNTGNVPLSLLNIEDDMLGGQSIPITCEITTLAPGASTTCRADRPYVVTETDEARGSVNNVAVARATDPDAGPVTSDESSTSTPVQTPAPRLELVKEAGDLVDANGSGRADAGDTIRFRFTVTNTGNVPVREVVVRDPMLTDAGITVTCTPTALAPGEVATCTTDADYEVTQADVDRGVVANVATARGVDPDDDPVVSDEADTRTPLSKQATLSLEKEVSAPHDLNDSGITDAGDALGYRFVVTNTGNVTVSDVRIVDDLLDGVGIVITCRPTTLAPGETTTCTTNRRYFITEADERAGVVDNTATAHGMDPDDEQVVSNEDSTSTPVQTPDPKLELVKQAGTPVDTNDSGITDAGDTITYTFTVTNTGNVPIRDVAVSDPMLNAAGITITCDPTTLAPQETTTCTTDQPYVITTDDVTAGTVDNTATATGTDPDDGTVTSNEDSTSTPVQTPDPKLELVKQAGTPVDTNDSGITDAGDTITYTFTVTNTGNVPIRDVAVSDPMLNAADITITCDPTTLAPQETTTCTTDQPYVITTDDVTAGTVDNTATATGTDPDDGTVTSNEDSTSTPVQTPDPKLRLEKSAGAVRDVDGSGTVSAGDTIAYTFTVTNTGNVPIRDVVVSDPMLSAAGITITCDPTTLAPGAAANCAADDDYEITQDDVDAGHVVNVATARGTDPDGGAVASPEDEATTTLPPVIDLRLDKLAGAPTDANGSGITDAGDTIRYTFTVTNQGNVTVRDIAIDDPRLAAAGLTVTCDPTTLAPQETATCTTDGDYVITADDVEAGTVDNTATATGVDPTDGEVRSNEDSTSTPVTRPAPSLHLVKEAGTPTDVDGDGVIAAGDTIAYTFTVTNNGNVPVDDLAVSDPKVGTVSCERTRLEVGASTRCAADAVYVITEADQSAGRVDNVAVANGTDPDGGVVESPEATTSTPVVAPDPKLDLLKSAAAPVDRNGSGRIDAGDTIAFTFTVTNTGNVPVSGIRVVDPLVGEVACDETTLAPGASTPCRAVEPYVLTQDDIDAGTVHNVAHAEGLPPSGQPVVSPDAETTTPINRQPGLSLVKQAALQDTNGNGKADVGESIIFTFTLTNTGNVRLTGVTVTDPMVGDVTCARTSLAPGEQTTCRAAKPYVVTAADAEKGSVVNVATASGSAGGDQVVTSPPSSTTTPTVRPDAPKSPDPTSPKEPKVPETAGLPDAGGPAGWLLVGGLALLLGGGVLLLGVRGRRG
- a CDS encoding MoaD/ThiS family protein; its protein translation is MAVSVRIPTILRTYTGGESEVSATGATLAEILDDLDANYAGIKGRILDEDGKLRRFVNVYVNNDDVRFEQDLATPTPDGAEVSVIPAVAGGC
- a CDS encoding DUF3263 domain-containing protein; translated protein: MTAERKTQENAAGAADPGGLSDRDRAILEFERHWWKYAGAKESAVREQFDMSATRYYQVLNALIDRPEALEADPLLVRRLRRLRSQRQRQRSARRLGFEI
- a CDS encoding LytR C-terminal domain-containing protein, with the protein product MTFPTWPTRTRDERGAVLPSPVVLLTIVAVALAAIAFVATRGDGPAERDISATKAAATPTATADQPSDAPTEPTDAATEKPAPPPVVRGDHAVVVFNNTRIRGLAGRVSEKVKAAGWKVAAADNWYGTVPATTVYFPKGKKAVAQLLALDLGIARVLPADTDSDMSDTNITVILTGELD
- the otsB gene encoding trehalose-phosphatase, whose protein sequence is MRFTSDSGQQRYDALVRVASRTVVGLDFDGTLSPIVDDPGRAHIHPDAPEVLMELAEEVAAIAVITGRPARQALDLGGLEEVGDALEAAGKELFVFGQYGNERWSSGQRRIRGARPPRGLATFERDLPRALRRADASDAYVEDKGLAVAVHTRRLPDPEGAFDRLLPPLRELADRHGLVLEPGKSVIEVRSAGSHKGLVVHRLAAVLDAEGFLFAGDDLGDVEAFEAVEELAERGVAALRVCSASDEQSALVTLSDVVVHGPEGVLELLRRLATDARAARRTP
- the thrC gene encoding threonine synthase encodes the protein MSAVVTEVETTESNPSGLREGAFGNATALSCRECGHQVALGPFYACPECFGPLEISYDFPAVTREQIEAGPRNIWRYKALLPVPDDIETSPNTEPGFTRLLEARNLAAELGIAKLWVKDDSTNPTNSFKDRVVACALSAARELGATTFACPSTGNLANAVAAAGARAGIKTVVFIPSNLETPKQVNSAIFTENLVAVDGNYDDVNKLASEIAGEEEGWAFVNVNVRPYYAEGSKTLGYEIAEQLGWRLPDQVVIPVASGSQLTKVDKAFQELIKLGLVEAKEYRIFGAQATGCGPVATAYKAGTDAIRPVKPDTIAKSLAIGNPADGIYVLDIARRTGGAVEEVTDEEIREGIVLLARTEGIFTETAGGTTTAVTKKLVETGQLDPTLETVIINTGHGLKTLDAVSGQVGAAATIAPSYRAFKETGL